The following are from one region of the Staphylococcus schleiferi genome:
- a CDS encoding MarR family winged helix-turn-helix transcriptional regulator, which yields MTNQDKNLNKELCFLFYVASKEVIKKYSAHLKNYNLTYTGYITLISIEDDEVINIKRLGDRIYLNSGTLTPLIKKLVAQGFVEKIRNPEDERNLNISLTDEGRQLKQQLRNVTVDACASLKFEGNDLADMVGILQRFLDNNFPSNPTAL from the coding sequence ATGACAAATCAAGATAAAAATTTAAATAAAGAATTATGCTTTTTATTTTATGTCGCTTCCAAAGAAGTCATTAAAAAGTATAGCGCGCATTTAAAAAACTATAATCTCACATATACAGGTTATATTACATTGATTTCAATAGAAGATGATGAAGTGATCAATATTAAACGTTTAGGTGACCGAATTTATTTAAATTCAGGTACACTCACACCACTTATTAAAAAGTTGGTTGCGCAAGGATTTGTTGAAAAAATTAGAAACCCTGAAGACGAACGTAACCTTAATATTTCATTGACCGATGAAGGGCGTCAACTGAAACAACAATTAAGAAATGTCACTGTTGATGCTTGTGCTTCACTTAAATTTGAAGGCAATGATTTGGCAGATATGGTTGGTATTTTACAACGTTTTCTAGATAATAATTTCCCTTCAAATCCAACCGCACTGTAA
- a CDS encoding nitroreductase family protein has translation MALNQNFEEIMTGRRSVKLFDESVKIPRSEMNEMIRKATLAPSSINMQPWRFVVVDTEEGKDTLRPLVQFNTRQNDSSAAMIVIFGDMLNYEYAEEIYGSAVEQGFMPEDVKVDLVKRFVGMYEGLDQQSMNDIVKVDSSLAAMQLMLVAREHGYDTNPIGGFEREKIAEGLGLDPQRYVPVMIVAIGKAAQEGRPSARLDVDRIVQYR, from the coding sequence ATGGCACTTAATCAAAACTTTGAGGAAATAATGACAGGAAGACGCTCGGTAAAATTATTTGACGAATCTGTTAAAATTCCACGTTCAGAAATGAATGAGATGATTAGAAAAGCGACGTTAGCACCTTCATCAATTAACATGCAACCATGGCGCTTTGTAGTGGTTGACACTGAAGAAGGTAAAGATACATTACGTCCACTTGTTCAATTTAATACACGCCAAAACGATTCATCTGCAGCGATGATTGTTATTTTCGGTGATATGTTAAATTATGAATATGCAGAAGAAATCTACGGTTCTGCAGTTGAACAAGGCTTTATGCCAGAAGATGTTAAAGTTGACCTTGTTAAACGTTTTGTAGGTATGTATGAAGGTCTTGATCAACAATCAATGAATGACATTGTTAAAGTGGACAGCAGTTTAGCTGCAATGCAGTTAATGTTAGTTGCACGTGAACATGGTTATGATACGAACCCAATTGGTGGTTTTGAAAGAGAAAAAATTGCTGAAGGTTTAGGATTAGACCCTCAACGTTATGTACCTGTTATGATCGTAGCTATTGGTAAAGCAGCCCAAGAAGGTCGTCCAAGTGCACGTTTAGATGTAGACAGAATCGTTCAATACCGTTAA
- a CDS encoding GTP pyrophosphokinase family protein produces MFVEKNATINVQSLKHEFASYRIEDLKHLDQPEEIIAFVALEHSYRAALEEISTKLRILDEDFQVKNAHNPIHHMERRVKKLPSLLQKLKRKGIEISAKAAQTHIMDIAGIRVICNYIDDIYTVEQLLLKQADIKLLKRKDYIEVPKQNGYKSLHIVVSVPIFLTDGTVETPVEIQLRTIGMDMWASLEHKLHYKNTNGNTDVYRHTLKECALEIANVERKMQRIHLNIQQDDVSNQNTTHHPHLEE; encoded by the coding sequence ATGTTTGTAGAAAAAAACGCGACAATCAATGTTCAAAGTTTGAAGCATGAATTTGCAAGCTATCGAATTGAAGATTTAAAGCATTTGGACCAACCTGAGGAAATCATCGCATTTGTAGCACTGGAACATTCGTATCGCGCGGCGTTAGAAGAGATTAGTACAAAATTGAGGATACTAGACGAAGATTTCCAAGTCAAAAATGCCCATAATCCAATTCACCATATGGAGCGACGAGTGAAAAAGCTACCTAGTTTACTCCAAAAACTTAAAAGAAAAGGCATCGAAATCAGCGCGAAAGCTGCACAGACACATATCATGGATATTGCAGGAATTCGAGTCATCTGTAATTATATTGATGACATTTATACTGTGGAGCAACTATTGTTAAAACAAGCAGACATTAAATTGTTGAAGCGTAAAGATTACATCGAAGTGCCTAAGCAAAACGGCTATAAAAGTTTGCACATTGTTGTTTCAGTCCCTATATTTTTGACAGATGGGACGGTTGAAACGCCCGTTGAAATCCAATTACGTACGATTGGGATGGATATGTGGGCGAGTTTAGAACATAAATTGCATTATAAAAACACAAATGGCAATACAGACGTTTATCGTCATACATTGAAAGAATGTGCGCTTGAAATTGCAAATGTTGAACGCAAAATGCAGCGTATTCATCTCAATATTCAACAAGATGATGTGAGCAATCAAAATACAACGCATCATCCCCATTTGGAAGAATAA
- a CDS encoding M23 family metallopeptidase, with product MKRSLFFILFSMIMLGVTFTVLRNDRTLKSQLTHWYTAQYEKYIHPDRKTHGFGKYSHGVSFNGDSRHYGIDYALPENTKILAPTHGTVTRTFKNKLGGNVLEIREADGTHYQWFMHLNRYEVKAGDTVSPGDVIAQSGNTGEQTTGPHLHFQRMKGGIGNRFAEDPEPFIHQLPHQQRSLYRIE from the coding sequence TCCTTATTTTTTATACTTTTCTCTATGATCATGCTAGGAGTGACTTTTACTGTGCTTCGGAATGACCGCACGCTCAAGTCACAGCTCACACATTGGTATACAGCTCAATATGAAAAGTATATACATCCTGATCGAAAAACACATGGATTTGGAAAGTATAGTCATGGTGTATCATTTAATGGCGATTCCCGTCATTATGGTATCGACTACGCTTTACCTGAAAACACAAAAATCCTTGCGCCAACGCACGGTACTGTGACACGTACCTTTAAAAATAAATTAGGTGGCAATGTTTTAGAGATTCGCGAAGCTGACGGCACACATTATCAATGGTTTATGCATTTAAACCGATATGAAGTTAAAGCCGGCGATACTGTCTCTCCTGGAGATGTCATCGCACAATCTGGTAATACGGGAGAACAAACAACAGGCCCTCACCTCCATTTTCAACGTATGAAGGGCGGTATTGGTAATCGTTTTGCCGAAGATCCTGAACCTTTTATTCATCAATTACCCCATCAACAACGTAGTCTTTATCGCATTGAATAA